From the genome of Vanessa atalanta chromosome 30, ilVanAtal1.2, whole genome shotgun sequence, one region includes:
- the LOC125075141 gene encoding uncharacterized protein LOC125075141 isoform X1 yields MVSLKLLVVVALVATVAGTPTFRLGHSKKLGFKAGLSISAGLGAIFGGLKPSPKVCNSQSLDFLLKSRRPNNFHDVLTFMIRLSVGIGGVMDKHYEGLGSLSARMAIALARISVCQLSAKKLFSKSHFCTRDFPEFGVKGSVHKVDDVFARFKVNKATEQVKHLINKYTNNKGINSVNGTVKVYFQVCLNLAGLLDNRAKLSINLFSELFIQLSTAIGAIGNGYQHSLGSKLSINIIKICHPFIVGQGFPGVIDKIGTVKKTIVACNGHGGPLKGPNADKPVDGQGNGDLNSSWDDSDERNDSDSGSNSNEDKGKGKDSDKRQDSGNGQGSGNEQGSGNGQSSGNGQGSGNGQGSGNEQGSGNGQSSGNGQSSGNGQGSGNGQGSGNGQGSGNGQGSGNGQGSGSEQGSGSGQGSGSGQGSGSGQGSGNGLGSGSGQGSGSGQGSGSGQGSASVQGSTNGDCSGKVVTSYKITGQ; encoded by the exons ATGGTCTCTCTTAAGCTGTTGGTCGTGGTTGCCTTA GTTGCTACTGTTGCTGGCACTCCCACCTTCAGACTGGGCCACAGCAAAAAACTTGGATTTAAGGCG GGTCTATCGATTTCTGCAGGGCTTGGCGCCATTTTCGGGGGTTTGAAAC CGTCACCAAAAGTATGCAACTCCCAGTCTTTGGACTTTCTTCTAAAATCAA gaAGACCAAACAACTTCCATGACGTCCTGACTTTCATGATTCGAC TGTCAGTAGGAATTGGAGGCGTCATGGACAAACATTACGAAGGCT tGGGCTCACTCTCAGCGAgaa TGGCCATTGCCCTCGCAAGGATAAGCGTTTGTCAACTGTCAGcgaaaa AATTATTCTCTAAATCCCACTTCTGTACGCGGGACTTCCCGGAATTCGGAGTGAAGGGTAGTGTTCATAAAGTTGACGACGTTTTTGCCAGATTCAAAGTAAACAAGGCTACAGAGCAAGTCAAACACCTTATCAACAAGTACACCAACAATAAGG GAATCAACTCCGTCAACGGCACTGTCAAAGTTTACTTCCAAGTTTGTCTTAACTTGGCCGGATTACTTGACA ATAGAGCCAAACTGAGCATCAATCTCTTCAGTGAACTGTTCATTCAAC TTTCTACCGCGATTGGAGCGATTGGTAACGGATACCAACATTCAC ttggcAGTAAACTATCaatcaacattattaaaatctgtCATCCGTTCATCGTCGGTCAAGGTTTCCCTG GAGTGATTGATAAAATCGGTACGGTCAAGAAGACTATTGTCGCTTGTAACGGCCACGGCGGCCCCTTGAAAGGACCTAACGCTGACAAACCTGTTGATGGCCAAGGCAACGGCGACCTTAATAGCTCTTGGGACGACTCAGACGAGCGTAATGATTCCGATTCTGGTTCTAACTCAAATGAAGATAAAGGCAAAGGAAAAGACTCAGACAAAAGACAAGACTCAGGCaacggacaaggctcaggcaatgAACAAGGCTCAGGCAATGGACAAAGCTCAGGCAATGGACAAGGTTCAGGCaacggacaaggctcaggcaatgAACAAGGCTCAGGCAATGGACAAAGCTCAGGCAATGGACAAAGCTCAGGCAatggacaaggctcaggcaacggacaag gctcaggcaacggacaaggctcaggcaacggacaaggctcaggcaacggacaag GCTCAGGCAGCGAACAAGGCTCAGGCAgcggacaaggctcaggcagcggacaaggctcaggcagcggacaaggctcaggcaatgGACTAGGCTCAGGCAgcggacaaggctcaggcagcggacaaggctcaggcagCGGACAAGGCTCAGCCAGTGTACAAGGCTCAACCAACGGAGATTGCTCAGGCAAGGTAGTAACCTCATACAAGATAACCGGTCAATAA
- the LOC125075141 gene encoding uncharacterized protein LOC125075141 isoform X7, whose product MVSLKLLVVVALVATVAGTPTFRLGHSKKLGFKAGLSISAGLGAIFGGLKPSPKVCNSQSLDFLLKSRRPNNFHDVLTFMIRLSVGIGGVMDKHYEGLGSLSARMAIALARISVCQLSAKKLFSKSHFCTRDFPEFGVKGSVHKVDDVFARFKVNKATEQVKHLINKYTNNKGINSVNGTVKVYFQVCLNLAGLLDNRAKLSINLFSELFIQLSTAIGAIGNGYQHSLGSKLSINIIKICHPFIVGQGFPGVIDKIGTVKKTIVACNGHGGPLKGPNADKPVDGQGNGDLNSSWDDSDERNDSDSGSNSNEDKGKGKDSDKRQDSGNGQGSGNEQGSGNGQSSGNGQGSGNGQGSGNEQGSGNGQSSGNGQSSGNGQGSGNGQGSGSGQGSGSGQGSGSGQGSASVQGSTNGDCSGKVVTSYKITGQ is encoded by the exons ATGGTCTCTCTTAAGCTGTTGGTCGTGGTTGCCTTA GTTGCTACTGTTGCTGGCACTCCCACCTTCAGACTGGGCCACAGCAAAAAACTTGGATTTAAGGCG GGTCTATCGATTTCTGCAGGGCTTGGCGCCATTTTCGGGGGTTTGAAAC CGTCACCAAAAGTATGCAACTCCCAGTCTTTGGACTTTCTTCTAAAATCAA gaAGACCAAACAACTTCCATGACGTCCTGACTTTCATGATTCGAC TGTCAGTAGGAATTGGAGGCGTCATGGACAAACATTACGAAGGCT tGGGCTCACTCTCAGCGAgaa TGGCCATTGCCCTCGCAAGGATAAGCGTTTGTCAACTGTCAGcgaaaa AATTATTCTCTAAATCCCACTTCTGTACGCGGGACTTCCCGGAATTCGGAGTGAAGGGTAGTGTTCATAAAGTTGACGACGTTTTTGCCAGATTCAAAGTAAACAAGGCTACAGAGCAAGTCAAACACCTTATCAACAAGTACACCAACAATAAGG GAATCAACTCCGTCAACGGCACTGTCAAAGTTTACTTCCAAGTTTGTCTTAACTTGGCCGGATTACTTGACA ATAGAGCCAAACTGAGCATCAATCTCTTCAGTGAACTGTTCATTCAAC TTTCTACCGCGATTGGAGCGATTGGTAACGGATACCAACATTCAC ttggcAGTAAACTATCaatcaacattattaaaatctgtCATCCGTTCATCGTCGGTCAAGGTTTCCCTG GAGTGATTGATAAAATCGGTACGGTCAAGAAGACTATTGTCGCTTGTAACGGCCACGGCGGCCCCTTGAAAGGACCTAACGCTGACAAACCTGTTGATGGCCAAGGCAACGGCGACCTTAATAGCTCTTGGGACGACTCAGACGAGCGTAATGATTCCGATTCTGGTTCTAACTCAAATGAAGATAAAGGCAAAGGAAAAGACTCAGACAAAAGACAAGACTCAGGCaacggacaaggctcaggcaatgAACAAGGCTCAGGCAATGGACAAAGCTCAGGCAATGGACAAGGTTCAGGCaacggacaaggctcaggcaatgAACAAGGCTCAGGCAATGGACAAAGCTCAGGCAATGGACAAAGCTCAGGCAatggacaaggctcaggcaacggacaag GCTCAGGCAgcggacaaggctcaggcagcggacaaggctcaggcagCGGACAAGGCTCAGCCAGTGTACAAGGCTCAACCAACGGAGATTGCTCAGGCAAGGTAGTAACCTCATACAAGATAACCGGTCAATAA
- the LOC125075141 gene encoding uncharacterized protein LOC125075141 isoform X3 — MVSLKLLVVVALVATVAGTPTFRLGHSKKLGFKAGLSISAGLGAIFGGLKPSPKVCNSQSLDFLLKSRRPNNFHDVLTFMIRLSVGIGGVMDKHYEGLGSLSARMAIALARISVCQLSAKKLFSKSHFCTRDFPEFGVKGSVHKVDDVFARFKVNKATEQVKHLINKYTNNKGINSVNGTVKVYFQVCLNLAGLLDNRAKLSINLFSELFIQLSTAIGAIGNGYQHSLGSKLSINIIKICHPFIVGQGFPGVIDKIGTVKKTIVACNGHGGPLKGPNADKPVDGQGNGDLNSSWDDSDERNDSDSGSNSNEDKGKGKDSDKRQDSGNGQGSGNEQGSGNGQSSGNGQGSGNGQGSGNEQGSGNGQSSGNGQSSGNGQGSGNGQGSGSGQGSGSGQGSGNGQGSGSGQGSGSGQGSGSGQGSGSGQGSASVQGSTNGDCSGKVVTSYKITGQ, encoded by the exons ATGGTCTCTCTTAAGCTGTTGGTCGTGGTTGCCTTA GTTGCTACTGTTGCTGGCACTCCCACCTTCAGACTGGGCCACAGCAAAAAACTTGGATTTAAGGCG GGTCTATCGATTTCTGCAGGGCTTGGCGCCATTTTCGGGGGTTTGAAAC CGTCACCAAAAGTATGCAACTCCCAGTCTTTGGACTTTCTTCTAAAATCAA gaAGACCAAACAACTTCCATGACGTCCTGACTTTCATGATTCGAC TGTCAGTAGGAATTGGAGGCGTCATGGACAAACATTACGAAGGCT tGGGCTCACTCTCAGCGAgaa TGGCCATTGCCCTCGCAAGGATAAGCGTTTGTCAACTGTCAGcgaaaa AATTATTCTCTAAATCCCACTTCTGTACGCGGGACTTCCCGGAATTCGGAGTGAAGGGTAGTGTTCATAAAGTTGACGACGTTTTTGCCAGATTCAAAGTAAACAAGGCTACAGAGCAAGTCAAACACCTTATCAACAAGTACACCAACAATAAGG GAATCAACTCCGTCAACGGCACTGTCAAAGTTTACTTCCAAGTTTGTCTTAACTTGGCCGGATTACTTGACA ATAGAGCCAAACTGAGCATCAATCTCTTCAGTGAACTGTTCATTCAAC TTTCTACCGCGATTGGAGCGATTGGTAACGGATACCAACATTCAC ttggcAGTAAACTATCaatcaacattattaaaatctgtCATCCGTTCATCGTCGGTCAAGGTTTCCCTG GAGTGATTGATAAAATCGGTACGGTCAAGAAGACTATTGTCGCTTGTAACGGCCACGGCGGCCCCTTGAAAGGACCTAACGCTGACAAACCTGTTGATGGCCAAGGCAACGGCGACCTTAATAGCTCTTGGGACGACTCAGACGAGCGTAATGATTCCGATTCTGGTTCTAACTCAAATGAAGATAAAGGCAAAGGAAAAGACTCAGACAAAAGACAAGACTCAGGCaacggacaaggctcaggcaatgAACAAGGCTCAGGCAATGGACAAAGCTCAGGCAATGGACAAGGTTCAGGCaacggacaaggctcaggcaatgAACAAGGCTCAGGCAATGGACAAAGCTCAGGCAATGGACAAAGCTCAGGCAatggacaaggctcaggcaacggacaag gctcaggcagcggacaaggctcaggcagcggacaaggctcaggcaatggacaaggctcaggcagcggacaag GCTCAGGCAgcggacaaggctcaggcagcggacaaggctcaggcagCGGACAAGGCTCAGCCAGTGTACAAGGCTCAACCAACGGAGATTGCTCAGGCAAGGTAGTAACCTCATACAAGATAACCGGTCAATAA
- the LOC125075141 gene encoding uncharacterized protein LOC125075141 isoform X6, which yields MVSLKLLVVVALVATVAGTPTFRLGHSKKLGFKAGLSISAGLGAIFGGLKPSPKVCNSQSLDFLLKSRRPNNFHDVLTFMIRLSVGIGGVMDKHYEGLGSLSARMAIALARISVCQLSAKKLFSKSHFCTRDFPEFGVKGSVHKVDDVFARFKVNKATEQVKHLINKYTNNKGINSVNGTVKVYFQVCLNLAGLLDNRAKLSINLFSELFIQLSTAIGAIGNGYQHSLGSKLSINIIKICHPFIVGQGFPGVIDKIGTVKKTIVACNGHGGPLKGPNADKPVDGQGNGDLNSSWDDSDERNDSDSGSNSNEDKGKGKDSDKRQDSGNGQGSGNEQGSGNGQSSGNGQGSGNGQGSGNEQGSGNGQSSGNGQSSGNGQGSGNGQGSGNGQGSGNGQGSGNGQGSGSGQGSGSGQGSASVQGSTNGDCSGKVVTSYKITGQ from the exons ATGGTCTCTCTTAAGCTGTTGGTCGTGGTTGCCTTA GTTGCTACTGTTGCTGGCACTCCCACCTTCAGACTGGGCCACAGCAAAAAACTTGGATTTAAGGCG GGTCTATCGATTTCTGCAGGGCTTGGCGCCATTTTCGGGGGTTTGAAAC CGTCACCAAAAGTATGCAACTCCCAGTCTTTGGACTTTCTTCTAAAATCAA gaAGACCAAACAACTTCCATGACGTCCTGACTTTCATGATTCGAC TGTCAGTAGGAATTGGAGGCGTCATGGACAAACATTACGAAGGCT tGGGCTCACTCTCAGCGAgaa TGGCCATTGCCCTCGCAAGGATAAGCGTTTGTCAACTGTCAGcgaaaa AATTATTCTCTAAATCCCACTTCTGTACGCGGGACTTCCCGGAATTCGGAGTGAAGGGTAGTGTTCATAAAGTTGACGACGTTTTTGCCAGATTCAAAGTAAACAAGGCTACAGAGCAAGTCAAACACCTTATCAACAAGTACACCAACAATAAGG GAATCAACTCCGTCAACGGCACTGTCAAAGTTTACTTCCAAGTTTGTCTTAACTTGGCCGGATTACTTGACA ATAGAGCCAAACTGAGCATCAATCTCTTCAGTGAACTGTTCATTCAAC TTTCTACCGCGATTGGAGCGATTGGTAACGGATACCAACATTCAC ttggcAGTAAACTATCaatcaacattattaaaatctgtCATCCGTTCATCGTCGGTCAAGGTTTCCCTG GAGTGATTGATAAAATCGGTACGGTCAAGAAGACTATTGTCGCTTGTAACGGCCACGGCGGCCCCTTGAAAGGACCTAACGCTGACAAACCTGTTGATGGCCAAGGCAACGGCGACCTTAATAGCTCTTGGGACGACTCAGACGAGCGTAATGATTCCGATTCTGGTTCTAACTCAAATGAAGATAAAGGCAAAGGAAAAGACTCAGACAAAAGACAAGACTCAGGCaacggacaaggctcaggcaatgAACAAGGCTCAGGCAATGGACAAAGCTCAGGCAATGGACAAGGTTCAGGCaacggacaaggctcaggcaatgAACAAGGCTCAGGCAATGGACAAAGCTCAGGCAATGGACAAAGCTCAGGCAatggacaaggctcaggcaacggacaag gctcaggcaacggacaaggctcaggcaacggacaaggctcaggcaacggacaag gctcaggcagcggacaaggctcaggcagCGGACAAGGCTCAGCCAGTGTACAAGGCTCAACCAACGGAGATTGCTCAGGCAAGGTAGTAACCTCATACAAGATAACCGGTCAATAA
- the LOC125075141 gene encoding uncharacterized protein LOC125075141 isoform X2 yields the protein MVSLKLLVVVALVATVAGTPTFRLGHSKKLGFKAGLSISAGLGAIFGGLKPSPKVCNSQSLDFLLKSRRPNNFHDVLTFMIRLSVGIGGVMDKHYEGLGSLSARMAIALARISVCQLSAKKLFSKSHFCTRDFPEFGVKGSVHKVDDVFARFKVNKATEQVKHLINKYTNNKGINSVNGTVKVYFQVCLNLAGLLDNRAKLSINLFSELFIQLSTAIGAIGNGYQHSLGSKLSINIIKICHPFIVGQGFPGVIDKIGTVKKTIVACNGHGGPLKGPNADKPVDGQGNGDLNSSWDDSDERNDSDSGSNSNEDKGKGKDSDKRQDSGNGQGSGNEQGSGNGQSSGNGQGSGNGQGSGNEQGSGNGQSSGNGQSSGNGQGSGNGQGSGNGQGSGNGQGSGNGQGSGNGQGSGNGQGSGSGQGSGSGQGSGSGQGSGSGQGSASVQGSTNGDCSGKVVTSYKITGQ from the exons ATGGTCTCTCTTAAGCTGTTGGTCGTGGTTGCCTTA GTTGCTACTGTTGCTGGCACTCCCACCTTCAGACTGGGCCACAGCAAAAAACTTGGATTTAAGGCG GGTCTATCGATTTCTGCAGGGCTTGGCGCCATTTTCGGGGGTTTGAAAC CGTCACCAAAAGTATGCAACTCCCAGTCTTTGGACTTTCTTCTAAAATCAA gaAGACCAAACAACTTCCATGACGTCCTGACTTTCATGATTCGAC TGTCAGTAGGAATTGGAGGCGTCATGGACAAACATTACGAAGGCT tGGGCTCACTCTCAGCGAgaa TGGCCATTGCCCTCGCAAGGATAAGCGTTTGTCAACTGTCAGcgaaaa AATTATTCTCTAAATCCCACTTCTGTACGCGGGACTTCCCGGAATTCGGAGTGAAGGGTAGTGTTCATAAAGTTGACGACGTTTTTGCCAGATTCAAAGTAAACAAGGCTACAGAGCAAGTCAAACACCTTATCAACAAGTACACCAACAATAAGG GAATCAACTCCGTCAACGGCACTGTCAAAGTTTACTTCCAAGTTTGTCTTAACTTGGCCGGATTACTTGACA ATAGAGCCAAACTGAGCATCAATCTCTTCAGTGAACTGTTCATTCAAC TTTCTACCGCGATTGGAGCGATTGGTAACGGATACCAACATTCAC ttggcAGTAAACTATCaatcaacattattaaaatctgtCATCCGTTCATCGTCGGTCAAGGTTTCCCTG GAGTGATTGATAAAATCGGTACGGTCAAGAAGACTATTGTCGCTTGTAACGGCCACGGCGGCCCCTTGAAAGGACCTAACGCTGACAAACCTGTTGATGGCCAAGGCAACGGCGACCTTAATAGCTCTTGGGACGACTCAGACGAGCGTAATGATTCCGATTCTGGTTCTAACTCAAATGAAGATAAAGGCAAAGGAAAAGACTCAGACAAAAGACAAGACTCAGGCaacggacaaggctcaggcaatgAACAAGGCTCAGGCAATGGACAAAGCTCAGGCAATGGACAAGGTTCAGGCaacggacaaggctcaggcaatgAACAAGGCTCAGGCAATGGACAAAGCTCAGGCAATGGACAAAGCTCAGGCAatggacaaggctcaggcaacggacaag gctcaggcaacggacaaggctcaggcaacggacaaggctcaggcaacggacaaggttcaggcaacggacaaggttcaggcaacggacaaggctcaggcagcggacaag GCTCAGGCAgcggacaaggctcaggcagcggacaaggctcaggcagCGGACAAGGCTCAGCCAGTGTACAAGGCTCAACCAACGGAGATTGCTCAGGCAAGGTAGTAACCTCATACAAGATAACCGGTCAATAA
- the LOC125075141 gene encoding uncharacterized protein LOC125075141 isoform X8, whose product MVSLKLLVVVALVATVAGTPTFRLGHSKKLGFKAGLSISAGLGAIFGGLKPSPKVCNSQSLDFLLKSRRPNNFHDVLTFMIRLSVGIGGVMDKHYEGLGSLSARMAIALARISVCQLSAKKLFSKSHFCTRDFPEFGVKGSVHKVDDVFARFKVNKATEQVKHLINKYTNNKGINSVNGTVKVYFQVCLNLAGLLDNRAKLSINLFSELFIQLSTAIGAIGNGYQHSLGSKLSINIIKICHPFIVGQGFPGVIDKIGTVKKTIVACNGHGGPLKGPNADKPVDGQGNGDLNSSWDDSDERNDSDSGSNSNEDKGKGKDSDKRQDSGNGQGSGNEQGSGNGQSSGNGQGSGNGQGSGNEQGSGNGQSSGNGQSSGNGQGSGNGQGSGSGQGSGSGQGSASVQGSTNGDCSGKVVTSYKITGQ is encoded by the exons ATGGTCTCTCTTAAGCTGTTGGTCGTGGTTGCCTTA GTTGCTACTGTTGCTGGCACTCCCACCTTCAGACTGGGCCACAGCAAAAAACTTGGATTTAAGGCG GGTCTATCGATTTCTGCAGGGCTTGGCGCCATTTTCGGGGGTTTGAAAC CGTCACCAAAAGTATGCAACTCCCAGTCTTTGGACTTTCTTCTAAAATCAA gaAGACCAAACAACTTCCATGACGTCCTGACTTTCATGATTCGAC TGTCAGTAGGAATTGGAGGCGTCATGGACAAACATTACGAAGGCT tGGGCTCACTCTCAGCGAgaa TGGCCATTGCCCTCGCAAGGATAAGCGTTTGTCAACTGTCAGcgaaaa AATTATTCTCTAAATCCCACTTCTGTACGCGGGACTTCCCGGAATTCGGAGTGAAGGGTAGTGTTCATAAAGTTGACGACGTTTTTGCCAGATTCAAAGTAAACAAGGCTACAGAGCAAGTCAAACACCTTATCAACAAGTACACCAACAATAAGG GAATCAACTCCGTCAACGGCACTGTCAAAGTTTACTTCCAAGTTTGTCTTAACTTGGCCGGATTACTTGACA ATAGAGCCAAACTGAGCATCAATCTCTTCAGTGAACTGTTCATTCAAC TTTCTACCGCGATTGGAGCGATTGGTAACGGATACCAACATTCAC ttggcAGTAAACTATCaatcaacattattaaaatctgtCATCCGTTCATCGTCGGTCAAGGTTTCCCTG GAGTGATTGATAAAATCGGTACGGTCAAGAAGACTATTGTCGCTTGTAACGGCCACGGCGGCCCCTTGAAAGGACCTAACGCTGACAAACCTGTTGATGGCCAAGGCAACGGCGACCTTAATAGCTCTTGGGACGACTCAGACGAGCGTAATGATTCCGATTCTGGTTCTAACTCAAATGAAGATAAAGGCAAAGGAAAAGACTCAGACAAAAGACAAGACTCAGGCaacggacaaggctcaggcaatgAACAAGGCTCAGGCAATGGACAAAGCTCAGGCAATGGACAAGGTTCAGGCaacggacaaggctcaggcaatgAACAAGGCTCAGGCAATGGACAAAGCTCAGGCAATGGACAAAGCTCAGGCAatggacaaggctcaggcaacggacaag gctcaggcagcggacaaggctcaggcagCGGACAAGGCTCAGCCAGTGTACAAGGCTCAACCAACGGAGATTGCTCAGGCAAGGTAGTAACCTCATACAAGATAACCGGTCAATAA
- the LOC125075141 gene encoding uncharacterized protein LOC125075141 isoform X5: MVSLKLLVVVALVATVAGTPTFRLGHSKKLGFKAGLSISAGLGAIFGGLKPSPKVCNSQSLDFLLKSRRPNNFHDVLTFMIRLSVGIGGVMDKHYEGLGSLSARMAIALARISVCQLSAKKLFSKSHFCTRDFPEFGVKGSVHKVDDVFARFKVNKATEQVKHLINKYTNNKGINSVNGTVKVYFQVCLNLAGLLDNRAKLSINLFSELFIQLSTAIGAIGNGYQHSLGSKLSINIIKICHPFIVGQGFPGVIDKIGTVKKTIVACNGHGGPLKGPNADKPVDGQGNGDLNSSWDDSDERNDSDSGSNSNEDKGKGKDSDKRQDSGNGQGSGNEQGSGNGQSSGNGQGSGNGQGSGNEQGSGNGQSSGNGQSSGNGQGSGNGQGSGNGQGSGNGQGSGNGQGSGSGQGSGSGQGSGSGQGSASVQGSTNGDCSGKVVTSYKITGQ, translated from the exons ATGGTCTCTCTTAAGCTGTTGGTCGTGGTTGCCTTA GTTGCTACTGTTGCTGGCACTCCCACCTTCAGACTGGGCCACAGCAAAAAACTTGGATTTAAGGCG GGTCTATCGATTTCTGCAGGGCTTGGCGCCATTTTCGGGGGTTTGAAAC CGTCACCAAAAGTATGCAACTCCCAGTCTTTGGACTTTCTTCTAAAATCAA gaAGACCAAACAACTTCCATGACGTCCTGACTTTCATGATTCGAC TGTCAGTAGGAATTGGAGGCGTCATGGACAAACATTACGAAGGCT tGGGCTCACTCTCAGCGAgaa TGGCCATTGCCCTCGCAAGGATAAGCGTTTGTCAACTGTCAGcgaaaa AATTATTCTCTAAATCCCACTTCTGTACGCGGGACTTCCCGGAATTCGGAGTGAAGGGTAGTGTTCATAAAGTTGACGACGTTTTTGCCAGATTCAAAGTAAACAAGGCTACAGAGCAAGTCAAACACCTTATCAACAAGTACACCAACAATAAGG GAATCAACTCCGTCAACGGCACTGTCAAAGTTTACTTCCAAGTTTGTCTTAACTTGGCCGGATTACTTGACA ATAGAGCCAAACTGAGCATCAATCTCTTCAGTGAACTGTTCATTCAAC TTTCTACCGCGATTGGAGCGATTGGTAACGGATACCAACATTCAC ttggcAGTAAACTATCaatcaacattattaaaatctgtCATCCGTTCATCGTCGGTCAAGGTTTCCCTG GAGTGATTGATAAAATCGGTACGGTCAAGAAGACTATTGTCGCTTGTAACGGCCACGGCGGCCCCTTGAAAGGACCTAACGCTGACAAACCTGTTGATGGCCAAGGCAACGGCGACCTTAATAGCTCTTGGGACGACTCAGACGAGCGTAATGATTCCGATTCTGGTTCTAACTCAAATGAAGATAAAGGCAAAGGAAAAGACTCAGACAAAAGACAAGACTCAGGCaacggacaaggctcaggcaatgAACAAGGCTCAGGCAATGGACAAAGCTCAGGCAATGGACAAGGTTCAGGCaacggacaaggctcaggcaatgAACAAGGCTCAGGCAATGGACAAAGCTCAGGCAATGGACAAAGCTCAGGCAatggacaaggctcaggcaacggacaag gctcaggcaacggacaaggctcaggcaacggacaaggctcaggcaacggacaag GCTCAGGCAgcggacaaggctcaggcagcggacaaggctcaggcagCGGACAAGGCTCAGCCAGTGTACAAGGCTCAACCAACGGAGATTGCTCAGGCAAGGTAGTAACCTCATACAAGATAACCGGTCAATAA
- the LOC125075141 gene encoding uncharacterized protein LOC125075141 isoform X9 codes for MVSLKLLVVVALVATVAGTPTFRLGHSKKLGFKAGLSISAGLGAIFGGLKPSPKVCNSQSLDFLLKSRRPNNFHDVLTFMIRLSVGIGGVMDKHYEGLGSLSARMAIALARISVCQLSAKKLFSKSHFCTRDFPEFGVKGSVHKVDDVFARFKVNKATEQVKHLINKYTNNKGINSVNGTVKVYFQVCLNLAGLLDNRAKLSINLFSELFIQLSTAIGAIGNGYQHSLGSKLSINIIKICHPFIVGQGFPGVIDKIGTVKKTIVACNGHGGPLKGPNADKPVDGQGNGDLNSSWDDSDERNDSDSGSNSNEDKGKGKDSDKRQDSGNGQGSGNEQGSGNGQSSGNGQGSGNGQGSGNGQGSGNGQGSGNGQGSGSGQGSGSGQGSASVQGSTNGDCSGKVVTSYKITGQ; via the exons ATGGTCTCTCTTAAGCTGTTGGTCGTGGTTGCCTTA GTTGCTACTGTTGCTGGCACTCCCACCTTCAGACTGGGCCACAGCAAAAAACTTGGATTTAAGGCG GGTCTATCGATTTCTGCAGGGCTTGGCGCCATTTTCGGGGGTTTGAAAC CGTCACCAAAAGTATGCAACTCCCAGTCTTTGGACTTTCTTCTAAAATCAA gaAGACCAAACAACTTCCATGACGTCCTGACTTTCATGATTCGAC TGTCAGTAGGAATTGGAGGCGTCATGGACAAACATTACGAAGGCT tGGGCTCACTCTCAGCGAgaa TGGCCATTGCCCTCGCAAGGATAAGCGTTTGTCAACTGTCAGcgaaaa AATTATTCTCTAAATCCCACTTCTGTACGCGGGACTTCCCGGAATTCGGAGTGAAGGGTAGTGTTCATAAAGTTGACGACGTTTTTGCCAGATTCAAAGTAAACAAGGCTACAGAGCAAGTCAAACACCTTATCAACAAGTACACCAACAATAAGG GAATCAACTCCGTCAACGGCACTGTCAAAGTTTACTTCCAAGTTTGTCTTAACTTGGCCGGATTACTTGACA ATAGAGCCAAACTGAGCATCAATCTCTTCAGTGAACTGTTCATTCAAC TTTCTACCGCGATTGGAGCGATTGGTAACGGATACCAACATTCAC ttggcAGTAAACTATCaatcaacattattaaaatctgtCATCCGTTCATCGTCGGTCAAGGTTTCCCTG GAGTGATTGATAAAATCGGTACGGTCAAGAAGACTATTGTCGCTTGTAACGGCCACGGCGGCCCCTTGAAAGGACCTAACGCTGACAAACCTGTTGATGGCCAAGGCAACGGCGACCTTAATAGCTCTTGGGACGACTCAGACGAGCGTAATGATTCCGATTCTGGTTCTAACTCAAATGAAGATAAAGGCAAAGGAAAAGACTCAGACAAAAGACAAGACTCAGGCaacggacaaggctcaggcaatgAACAAGGCTCAGGCAATGGACAAAGCTCAGGCAATGGACAAGGTTCAGGCaacggacaaggctcagg caacggacaaggctcaggcaacggacaaggctcaggcaatggacaag gctcaggcagcggacaaggctcaggcagCGGACAAGGCTCAGCCAGTGTACAAGGCTCAACCAACGGAGATTGCTCAGGCAAGGTAGTAACCTCATACAAGATAACCGGTCAATAA